In the Flavobacterium acetivorans genome, one interval contains:
- a CDS encoding ComEC/Rec2 family competence protein, with product MKVLQFPLARITVSFILGILAVFYLKPNPILVFGLLSIAFLFFAISYFLQKKTFEKTIYFGIATYFVSFFIGAATQITHTDAYQKNHYTHNYVAFHKPQTFSITIREKLKNTNFNDRYIALINQINDEKYTGRIILNISKDSLNLPSLEVGSTLRVKGILYKNKSPNNPNQFDYGAYLQNKQIYAQLYSDREKLEVSLKPKEDIWYYTSKLRTSIIHNLEKSGFSKTELNVAVALIMGQRQDISPEIIQDYQYAGAIHILSVSGLHIGFVFLFVSFLLKPIPNTKKGALIKLLITLLSLSSFAIIAGLAPSVVRSVTMFSFVAIGYSLRRSVNIYHTLLVSILLILLFQPSFLFDVGFQLSYIALFFIIWFQPIVSAIWNPKSKVLKYFWGILTVSFAAQLGTLPLSIYYFHQFPGLFFLTNLAIIPLLNFIMILGLLVMILASLGYAPLLFTKPFEYSIYCLNKIVNFIASFEQFIIKDIPLNIYLLISSYLAVIAIIVYFKNPNFKKLTIALIAIIGIHLAFMTTQWNIKKQQEWLVFNILKNTLITERYGNNVTLYANDSVQKTSSKNTILQSYLVGNFSSVNAKEKLKNVLYYKGTKILVIDSFAVYPKNANPDVLLLTQSPKINLERMLAILKPKIVIADASNQKTIQKYWKASCEKQKIPFHATAEKGFYILN from the coding sequence TATTGCTTTTTTATTTTTTGCTATAAGCTACTTTTTACAAAAAAAGACCTTCGAGAAAACTATTTACTTTGGAATAGCGACCTATTTTGTATCGTTTTTTATTGGAGCTGCAACTCAAATTACGCACACAGATGCTTACCAAAAAAACCATTACACGCATAACTATGTTGCGTTTCATAAACCACAAACCTTTTCAATCACCATTAGAGAAAAGTTAAAAAACACAAACTTTAATGACCGATACATCGCTCTTATCAATCAAATCAACGATGAAAAATATACCGGCAGAATCATACTGAATATCTCTAAAGACAGTCTAAATCTCCCATCATTGGAAGTAGGGTCAACATTACGCGTTAAAGGAATCTTGTATAAAAATAAATCCCCAAACAATCCAAACCAGTTTGATTATGGCGCTTATCTACAAAACAAGCAAATCTATGCCCAATTATACTCTGACCGTGAGAAGCTAGAAGTAAGTCTTAAACCCAAAGAAGACATTTGGTATTACACCTCGAAATTAAGGACTTCTATTATTCATAATTTAGAGAAAAGTGGATTCAGCAAAACCGAATTGAATGTTGCCGTTGCCTTAATTATGGGTCAGAGACAGGATATCTCACCGGAAATTATCCAAGATTATCAATATGCGGGAGCTATTCATATCTTGTCCGTTTCAGGGCTTCACATTGGATTCGTATTTCTTTTCGTCAGCTTTCTACTCAAACCCATTCCTAACACAAAAAAAGGAGCACTTATAAAACTACTGATTACACTGCTTTCCTTATCCTCATTTGCCATAATTGCGGGCTTAGCGCCTTCTGTTGTGCGATCAGTAACTATGTTTTCTTTTGTGGCAATTGGTTATTCGTTGCGAAGAAGTGTCAATATCTATCACACTTTATTAGTCTCCATACTGCTTATTTTACTTTTTCAGCCTTCGTTTCTTTTTGATGTTGGGTTTCAGCTAAGCTATATTGCTTTGTTTTTCATTATTTGGTTTCAACCGATAGTAAGTGCTATTTGGAACCCAAAATCCAAAGTACTAAAGTACTTTTGGGGAATACTCACCGTATCTTTTGCAGCACAACTAGGCACTTTACCATTGAGTATTTATTATTTCCATCAATTTCCAGGCTTATTCTTTCTGACTAATTTAGCTATCATTCCCTTACTGAACTTCATTATGATTTTAGGATTATTGGTGATGATATTAGCCTCATTGGGTTATGCGCCCTTGCTGTTTACAAAACCATTTGAATACAGCATTTACTGCTTAAACAAAATTGTAAATTTCATCGCCTCATTCGAACAGTTTATAATCAAGGATATCCCGTTAAATATTTACTTGTTAATAAGTTCCTATTTAGCGGTTATTGCAATTATAGTCTACTTTAAAAATCCTAATTTTAAAAAACTTACAATAGCATTAATAGCCATCATAGGCATTCACCTTGCATTTATGACAACCCAATGGAACATCAAAAAACAGCAAGAATGGCTCGTTTTTAACATCCTAAAGAACACTCTAATTACGGAACGTTATGGAAATAATGTGACTTTATACGCTAATGACAGCGTACAAAAAACCTCTAGTAAAAACACTATTCTTCAATCTTACTTAGTAGGCAACTTCTCTTCGGTGAATGCAAAAGAAAAACTAAAAAATGTATTGTATTACAAGGGAACTAAAATTCTTGTTATTGACAGCTTTGCTGTTTATCCAAAAAATGCCAATCCAGACGTGCTTTTGCTTACTCAATCCCCTAAAATAAATCTGGAACGAATGTTAGCAATCCTAAAACCTAAAATTGTAATTGCAGATGCCTCCAATCAAAAGACCATCCAAAAATACTGGAAAGCAAGTTGTGAAAAACAAAAAATCCCTTTTCATGCAACTGCTGAAAAGGGATTTTATATACTAAATTGA
- a CDS encoding thioredoxin family protein, with translation MCKKLLLSLLILFSLNLGAQVLNWNADISNAITISKEQKKPMLILFTDNNSDKALETQILKTLDFALWSRDNVVLVKLDLNNDTSNENFERNQSLKKAFGVQDLPQICFSNVIVRKNKISYRLLGKIGYESGSVKTWIEDSNKILNSRVEEE, from the coding sequence ATGTGTAAAAAATTATTGTTGTCGTTGTTGATTCTGTTTTCTTTAAACTTAGGAGCCCAAGTTCTAAATTGGAACGCAGATATTAGTAATGCGATTACGATTAGTAAAGAACAAAAAAAACCGATGTTGATTTTGTTTACAGATAATAATTCAGATAAAGCTTTAGAAACTCAAATATTGAAAACCTTGGATTTTGCCCTTTGGTCAAGAGATAATGTGGTTTTGGTAAAACTTGATTTGAATAATGATACTTCAAATGAAAATTTTGAGCGAAATCAGTCGCTTAAAAAAGCATTTGGAGTCCAAGATTTACCTCAGATTTGTTTTTCAAATGTAATAGTTAGAAAAAACAAAATAAGTTATAGATTATTAGGTAAAATAGGATACGAGTCAGGTTCTGTAAAGACTTGGATTGAAGATTCTAATAAAATATTAAATTCCAGAGTTGAAGAAGAGTAA
- a CDS encoding thioredoxin family protein — MKKIFITLLLLIGSFAVEAQELVWHTDVNKAIEISKKSKKPLLLFFTGSDWCGWCIRLQKEVLKTAEFEKWAKENVVLVELDYPRRTPQTPEIKKQNDELQKAFGIQGYPTIHFAKVTNKGGKVNFDGLGSTGYVAGGPVAWLAIANKIIKPKL, encoded by the coding sequence ATGAAGAAGATTTTTATCACATTACTGCTTTTGATTGGTTCTTTTGCAGTAGAAGCCCAAGAATTAGTTTGGCATACGGATGTTAACAAAGCAATTGAAATTTCTAAAAAAAGTAAAAAACCTTTGTTATTGTTTTTTACAGGCAGCGATTGGTGTGGTTGGTGTATTCGATTGCAAAAAGAAGTTTTGAAAACGGCCGAGTTCGAGAAATGGGCTAAAGAAAATGTGGTTTTGGTAGAGTTAGATTATCCAAGAAGAACACCACAGACTCCAGAAATTAAGAAACAAAATGATGAATTGCAGAAAGCTTTTGGTATCCAAGGTTATCCAACGATTCATTTTGCCAAGGTGACTAATAAAGGAGGGAAAGTCAATTTTGACGGATTAGGAAGTACGGGTTATGTAGCAGGTGGACCTGTAGCTTGGTTAGCGATTGCAAATAAAATTATTAAACCTAAACTATAG
- a CDS encoding peptide MFS transporter: MSQNSTDQFFNNSVLGHPAGLFVLFFTEMWERFSFYGMRSLLILFLTTSFADGGWEWTRENASALFGSYVGLVYLSTMMGGYFADKVIGFRWAVVVGAVLMTLGHASMAVETEFSIYLGLLLLVFGNGFFKPNMTSIISEMYKDRPEKKDGAYTLFYMGVNAGAFFGILLCGYLGEKVGWSYGFGLAGIFMFFGMLQFWLSQNIFGDIGLKPNKESVAKAAALDTDKRNPFTSWQLVLIAISSILGLLWILNDPASKISGGKVNVFGFLGENGNAIAIVSALVLFIILLVYRFTQYSKITREKLIAVTFFAFLTIFFWAIFEQSPNSLTIFANDYTNRILEGNWSVVFLVMNSLITILPLTIISYVLYLMFKRTFKEYSLANIILSVSFIIIWAIAIWMLAKDYYTAGYLDLSDDTLRLLKIDKVTAALTEVPATWFSTLNSLFIITLAPLFSKWWESKYNPSANLKYGIGMGLLALGMACIAFGANGIEAGAKTASVSMIWLILVYLFHTMAELCISPVGLSYVSKLVPARMIAFMFGVWYLAVAIGMKGAGMFGENIDKIADEHGLSYFFWMLTIISLVVALFSIAMTPVIKKLMHGVR; encoded by the coding sequence ATGAGTCAGAATAGTACAGATCAGTTTTTTAATAATTCCGTTTTAGGACATCCAGCGGGTTTATTCGTTTTGTTTTTCACAGAGATGTGGGAACGATTTTCATTCTATGGAATGCGTTCTTTATTGATATTATTTTTGACAACATCATTTGCTGATGGCGGTTGGGAATGGACTCGTGAAAATGCATCCGCTTTATTTGGATCTTATGTTGGTTTGGTGTACTTGTCAACAATGATGGGAGGTTATTTTGCTGATAAAGTTATCGGTTTTAGATGGGCTGTTGTAGTTGGTGCTGTTTTAATGACCCTTGGACATGCTTCGATGGCTGTTGAAACGGAGTTTTCTATTTATTTGGGATTACTTTTATTAGTTTTTGGGAATGGTTTTTTCAAACCTAACATGACTTCTATAATTTCTGAGATGTACAAGGATCGTCCAGAGAAAAAAGATGGGGCCTATACTTTATTCTATATGGGCGTAAATGCCGGGGCTTTCTTTGGTATTTTACTTTGTGGGTATTTAGGAGAAAAAGTGGGTTGGAGTTATGGTTTTGGACTTGCCGGGATTTTTATGTTCTTTGGAATGTTACAGTTTTGGTTGTCACAAAATATTTTTGGAGATATTGGTTTAAAACCAAACAAAGAAAGTGTTGCTAAGGCAGCTGCTTTGGATACAGATAAAAGAAATCCTTTTACTTCTTGGCAATTGGTTCTTATCGCCATATCTTCTATTTTAGGTTTGCTTTGGATTTTGAATGATCCTGCTTCTAAAATTTCAGGAGGAAAAGTAAATGTTTTTGGCTTCTTGGGCGAGAATGGAAATGCGATTGCTATTGTTTCAGCTTTGGTTTTGTTCATCATCTTATTGGTTTACCGATTTACACAGTATTCAAAAATTACCAGAGAAAAGCTTATAGCGGTGACTTTCTTTGCCTTTTTGACGATTTTCTTTTGGGCCATTTTTGAACAATCTCCAAACAGTTTGACCATTTTTGCAAATGATTATACGAACCGAATTTTGGAAGGAAACTGGAGTGTTGTTTTCTTGGTTATGAATTCCTTGATTACCATCTTGCCATTAACAATCATTTCGTATGTTTTGTATTTAATGTTTAAACGAACATTTAAAGAGTACTCCTTGGCTAATATAATTCTAAGTGTGAGTTTTATCATTATTTGGGCTATTGCAATTTGGATGTTGGCCAAAGATTATTACACGGCTGGTTATTTAGATTTATCTGATGATACTTTGAGATTATTAAAAATTGATAAAGTAACTGCGGCATTGACGGAAGTTCCAGCTACCTGGTTCTCTACGCTAAATTCTTTATTTATTATAACTTTGGCTCCTTTGTTTTCTAAATGGTGGGAAAGTAAATACAACCCTTCTGCTAACTTGAAATACGGAATAGGAATGGGATTGTTAGCCTTAGGAATGGCTTGTATCGCTTTTGGAGCGAATGGAATTGAAGCTGGGGCAAAAACAGCTTCGGTGAGTATGATTTGGCTTATTTTAGTATACTTATTCCATACAATGGCTGAATTGTGTATCTCACCAGTAGGTTTGTCTTATGTAAGTAAATTAGTTCCGGCAAGGATGATTGCTTTCATGTTTGGTGTTTGGTATCTTGCAGTGGCAATTGGAATGAAAGGAGCAGGTATGTTTGGTGAAAATATTGATAAAATTGCCGATGAACATGGATTGAGCTACTTCTTTTGGATGTTAACGATCATTTCATTGGTGGTTGCTTTATTTTCGATTGCAATGACTCCAGTGATTAAAAAATTAATGCACGGTGTTCGATAA
- a CDS encoding peptide MFS transporter yields MQTIEEIQNFKGKYPKQLWYLFFSEMWERFCFYGMRGMLVIFMVSHLAMDEEVANLQYGATQAWVYAFTFIGGLFADKILGLRKSLFWGGILMIIGSVILAIDPRSLFFIGLGFTIVGTGFFKPNISSMVGQLYKDNDPRRDAGFSFFYMGVNLGAFIGGYLCIAVAEGSLWKSIVPEHLRWNVGFGFAALVMVISLLTFTQTQKSLATIGLSPLPNLEASRRKLLENLTYLGSVLIIPIVIIMVANTEYTDYFMYAIGPISILYLFYEMRNFSIAENKKLLAALVFILFSIVFWAFFEQSGGSLSLFAANNLNNTIAGVTLSPNGVNNSANSFFVITFAALVGLVWLWMAKKKIEPNTIIKFGLAFLFLAGGFWIFYYTQFFADASGRTSLGVFAFGWFIITFGELCLSPIGMSAMTKLSPQKTQAVIMGMWFLASAYGQYFAGILGANIAKASRNATNLEKLNTYTDGYYQLAIYALIAGVVLIVISPLVKKLMQEVK; encoded by the coding sequence ATGCAAACAATAGAAGAAATACAAAATTTTAAGGGCAAATACCCAAAACAATTGTGGTATTTGTTTTTCTCAGAAATGTGGGAACGATTCTGTTTTTACGGAATGAGGGGAATGTTAGTGATATTCATGGTGAGTCATTTAGCCATGGATGAAGAAGTTGCTAATTTACAATATGGAGCTACTCAAGCTTGGGTTTATGCTTTTACCTTTATTGGCGGATTATTTGCAGATAAAATTTTGGGTTTAAGAAAGTCTCTTTTTTGGGGTGGAATTTTAATGATTATTGGAAGTGTCATTTTAGCCATTGATCCCAGAAGTTTATTTTTCATCGGATTGGGATTTACAATTGTAGGGACAGGATTTTTTAAACCTAATATTTCTTCTATGGTTGGGCAACTTTATAAAGATAATGATCCAAGACGTGATGCTGGATTTTCATTCTTTTATATGGGTGTGAATTTAGGAGCATTCATTGGCGGATACCTATGTATTGCAGTCGCTGAAGGTTCTTTATGGAAATCAATAGTTCCGGAACATTTGCGTTGGAATGTAGGTTTTGGTTTTGCGGCTTTAGTAATGGTAATTAGTTTGTTGACTTTTACTCAAACTCAAAAAAGTTTAGCAACTATTGGACTTTCACCTTTACCTAACTTAGAAGCTTCACGAAGAAAATTATTGGAAAACTTAACTTATTTAGGTTCTGTTTTAATCATTCCAATTGTAATCATAATGGTTGCAAATACTGAATATACTGATTATTTCATGTATGCCATTGGTCCAATTTCTATTTTGTATTTGTTTTATGAAATGAGAAATTTTTCTATAGCTGAAAACAAAAAATTATTAGCCGCTTTAGTGTTTATCCTTTTTTCCATTGTCTTTTGGGCATTTTTTGAGCAAAGTGGTGGCTCTTTAAGTTTATTTGCTGCAAATAACTTGAATAATACAATTGCTGGAGTTACATTAAGTCCAAATGGAGTAAACAACTCTGCTAATTCTTTCTTTGTAATTACTTTTGCAGCCTTAGTTGGATTGGTTTGGTTATGGATGGCCAAAAAGAAAATTGAGCCTAATACAATCATAAAATTTGGTTTGGCCTTTTTGTTTTTAGCTGGAGGTTTCTGGATTTTCTATTACACTCAATTTTTTGCAGATGCTTCAGGAAGAACATCACTTGGTGTATTTGCTTTTGGTTGGTTTATAATCACTTTTGGAGAGTTGTGTTTGTCTCCAATTGGAATGAGCGCTATGACAAAATTATCACCACAAAAAACACAAGCTGTAATTATGGGAATGTGGTTTTTAGCGAGTGCTTACGGTCAATATTTTGCCGGAATTTTAGGAGCAAATATTGCAAAAGCTTCAAGAAATGCAACTAATTTAGAAAAACTAAACACCTATACCGATGGTTATTATCAATTAGCTATTTATGCCTTAATTGCAGGAGTAGTTTTAATTGTCATTTCGCCATTGGTTAAAAAATTAATGCAAGAAGTAAAATAA
- a CDS encoding peptide MFS transporter, translating into MWKNHPKALPYLFLSEMWERFGYYLMIGIFTLYLKDVEAGFAMTEKEASDLYGTFIALVFLTPFIGGLVADRYLGYKNSIVLGGLMMGAGYFMMGIHSLTMLYVAMTLVIVGNGFFKPNISTLLGNFYNEEKYKDKKDEGYNIFYMGINVGAFICNFFGAALQILLGWHYAFMAAGLGMFIGVIVFLLGTKHYGDKTEKKGIQEGDMPFSKIVLYILVPSVVFGVIGWLIKGVQSDMNADSAIFGSDSTDAFIFACIPVVYFYGSLYFKAKVEEKRQIGALLSIFAVVILFWAVFKLNGSALTTWADRYTDREITGTTQTVFNSLKLAKEVEFKKDSTELYDASFRLQKENGEVVKTVDYPVYFRNVAEDKKPDEGSKVSIWATNLSQSINPGWVIILTPLVVAFFTFLRSRRKEPSTPTKIAFGLLISALSVLVMVAAVHIGGNGAEKVSVWWLVANYGIITIGELFLSPMGLSIVSKLSPKNITALMMGGWFLSTSIGNKLSGVLASMWDQYDDKANFFWVNFGLLMFATVLMFALVKNLNKVMKDHGIN; encoded by the coding sequence ATGTGGAAAAATCACCCTAAAGCATTGCCTTATTTGTTCTTATCTGAAATGTGGGAACGTTTCGGTTATTATTTGATGATTGGAATCTTTACTTTATATCTAAAAGATGTAGAAGCCGGATTTGCCATGACCGAGAAAGAAGCTTCCGATTTGTATGGAACTTTCATAGCATTAGTTTTCTTAACTCCTTTCATTGGTGGTTTAGTTGCCGACAGGTATTTAGGATATAAGAATTCGATTGTTCTTGGTGGATTGATGATGGGTGCTGGTTATTTTATGATGGGAATTCATAGTTTGACCATGTTGTATGTTGCAATGACACTGGTTATTGTGGGTAACGGATTTTTCAAACCCAATATTTCGACACTTTTAGGAAACTTCTATAACGAAGAGAAATACAAAGACAAGAAAGACGAAGGATACAATATTTTCTATATGGGAATAAATGTGGGTGCTTTCATTTGTAATTTCTTTGGCGCGGCCTTACAGATACTTTTGGGCTGGCATTACGCTTTTATGGCAGCAGGATTAGGAATGTTTATTGGGGTTATCGTTTTCCTTTTGGGAACAAAACATTATGGCGATAAAACCGAGAAAAAGGGAATTCAAGAAGGCGATATGCCGTTTTCAAAAATTGTGTTGTATATTCTTGTTCCCTCGGTTGTGTTTGGAGTTATTGGTTGGTTAATCAAAGGCGTGCAGTCTGATATGAATGCAGATAGCGCCATTTTTGGTTCTGATAGTACCGATGCATTCATTTTTGCTTGTATTCCGGTGGTTTATTTTTACGGAAGTTTATATTTCAAAGCCAAAGTAGAAGAGAAGAGACAAATAGGTGCCTTGCTTTCTATTTTTGCTGTGGTTATTTTATTTTGGGCGGTTTTCAAATTGAATGGTTCGGCCTTAACTACTTGGGCAGATCGTTATACTGATAGAGAAATTACCGGAACTACGCAAACGGTTTTCAATAGTTTGAAATTGGCTAAGGAAGTCGAATTTAAAAAAGATTCAACTGAATTATATGATGCCAGTTTTAGATTGCAAAAGGAAAACGGCGAAGTAGTAAAGACCGTTGATTATCCGGTTTATTTTAGAAACGTAGCCGAAGACAAAAAACCGGACGAAGGTTCAAAAGTTTCGATTTGGGCGACTAATTTAAGTCAGTCTATCAATCCGGGCTGGGTGATTATTTTGACGCCTTTGGTGGTGGCATTTTTCACCTTTTTACGCAGCAGAAGGAAAGAACCTTCAACTCCAACCAAAATTGCATTCGGATTATTGATTTCAGCATTATCGGTATTGGTAATGGTTGCCGCGGTTCATATTGGTGGAAATGGTGCCGAAAAAGTGTCGGTTTGGTGGTTAGTAGCTAATTACGGAATTATCACAATTGGAGAGCTATTTCTGAGTCCGATGGGATTATCAATTGTATCTAAATTATCGCCAAAAAACATTACGGCTTTAATGATGGGCGGTTGGTTTTTATCGACCTCAATCGGAAATAAATTAAGTGGCGTCTTGGCCAGTATGTGGGATCAATACGATGACAAAGCAAACTTTTTCTGGGTGAACTTTGGCTTATTGATGTTTGCAACGGTATTGATGTTTGCTTTGGTAAAAAACTTAAATAAAGTGATGAAAGATCACGGAATCAATTAG
- a CDS encoding peptide MFS transporter translates to MSETAVKSKHPKGLWVLFGTEMWERFNFYGMRAILTLFLVNSLLMKESEASLIYGGFLGLCYLTPMLGGFIADRFFGNRNCILLGGLMMAIGQFLLFTSASVFGSNMSLANTLMWSALGIIIFGNGFFKPNISSMVGSLYPKQEKTKLDTAFTIFYMGINLGAFLGQTICPYLGDEVVNGVQNIHAFKWGFLAASIAMLIGTAVFYVLKNKYVVSPEGKPLGGLPSKNDTTDYEEGEAQKAVFSTRALIGAVIAFVLLFFVFRYILDGDNFIQTLIYPIIYASGLTLAGLIISDSSLTKVERDRIFVIYIVAFFIIFFWAAFEQAGSSLTFIAANQTDRTFMFGWQMPASMVQVFNGIFVFAFALPFSILWDKLRENGKEPISPVKQAIGLALIALSYFIIAYNVKDLGNSGLLAIKWLILLYLIQTFAELCLSPIGLSLVGKLSPKRFSSLLFGVFFLSNAAGYALSGTLGSIMPATGEKFAKAKELGIELQPILDKTVAATPEQLQLLESNQISATNPFFAGFEIHNLFEFFMVFVILTGIAAVVLFALTPLLKKMMHGVR, encoded by the coding sequence ATGAGTGAAACAGCAGTAAAATCAAAACATCCAAAAGGACTTTGGGTATTATTTGGAACCGAAATGTGGGAGCGTTTCAATTTCTATGGAATGCGAGCAATTCTTACCTTATTTCTGGTAAACTCCTTATTAATGAAAGAGTCAGAAGCGTCCTTGATTTATGGAGGTTTCTTAGGACTTTGTTACTTAACTCCAATGTTAGGTGGTTTTATTGCCGATCGTTTCTTTGGAAACAGAAATTGCATTTTATTGGGTGGATTGATGATGGCTATAGGACAGTTTTTACTGTTTACCAGCGCTAGTGTTTTTGGTTCAAATATGAGTTTGGCCAATACTTTAATGTGGTCAGCATTAGGAATTATTATTTTTGGAAATGGATTTTTTAAACCAAACATCTCAAGCATGGTTGGGAGCTTGTATCCAAAACAAGAAAAAACAAAACTAGATACCGCTTTTACTATTTTCTATATGGGAATCAATTTGGGCGCCTTTTTAGGGCAAACAATTTGTCCTTATTTAGGTGACGAAGTGGTAAATGGTGTTCAGAATATCCATGCTTTCAAATGGGGATTTTTGGCGGCATCGATTGCGATGTTGATTGGAACAGCTGTTTTTTATGTATTGAAAAATAAGTATGTTGTTTCTCCAGAAGGAAAACCGTTAGGTGGCTTGCCTTCTAAGAATGATACTACTGATTATGAAGAAGGCGAAGCTCAAAAAGCAGTTTTCTCAACACGAGCTTTAATTGGAGCTGTTATTGCTTTTGTGCTTTTGTTTTTTGTTTTCCGTTATATTTTAGATGGAGATAACTTTATACAAACATTAATTTATCCAATTATTTACGCCAGCGGATTGACATTGGCGGGATTGATTATTTCGGATAGTTCGTTGACAAAAGTAGAGAGAGACCGAATTTTTGTTATTTATATTGTAGCATTTTTTATTATATTTTTCTGGGCGGCTTTTGAGCAAGCAGGATCTTCTTTAACATTTATTGCCGCAAATCAAACCGATAGAACTTTTATGTTTGGATGGCAAATGCCAGCCTCAATGGTTCAGGTTTTCAACGGAATTTTCGTTTTTGCTTTCGCTTTGCCTTTTAGTATTTTGTGGGATAAATTGAGAGAAAATGGTAAAGAACCAATATCTCCGGTGAAACAGGCAATTGGCTTGGCGTTGATTGCACTAAGTTATTTTATAATTGCATACAACGTAAAAGATTTAGGAAACAGTGGGCTTCTGGCTATAAAATGGTTGATTCTTTTGTATTTAATTCAAACTTTTGCTGAGTTGTGTTTGTCACCAATAGGATTGTCTTTGGTAGGTAAATTATCACCAAAACGTTTTTCTTCATTGCTTTTTGGTGTGTTTTTCTTGTCTAATGCTGCTGGATATGCTTTATCGGGTACCTTGGGCTCCATCATGCCTGCAACAGGAGAGAAGTTTGCAAAAGCTAAAGAATTGGGAATTGAGTTACAGCCTATTTTAGATAAAACGGTTGCTGCCACTCCAGAGCAATTGCAGCTTTTAGAGTCGAACCAGATTAGTGCAACCAATCCATTTTTTGCTGGTTTTGAAATTCATAATCTTTTTGAATTCTTCATGGTTTTTGTAATTTTAACGGGGATTGCGGCAGTAGTTTTATTTGCTTTAACTCCATTATTAAAGAAAATGATGCATGGCGTTCGCTAA